A portion of the Thunnus albacares chromosome 23, fThuAlb1.1, whole genome shotgun sequence genome contains these proteins:
- the tmem121b gene encoding transmembrane protein 121B, with amino-acid sequence MISETGNDNLKADFLQSEASFSPDSPVSSSPEAGQLLSRRRDTQTTSGSINPEESGSIQPLVSSAAAVACIMTSGEFMQTTPLLAHKSKRSLLYKALCFLLLIFQGGILDFYLIIFTDLYWCSWIATDLVVISGWGIFFMKNARSKRERACGFHQKSSIFGCNLGEFTYAYLAWLIYVIACTPKVVLILETSILDLIALKVPCGVTGFKIIMLLSVPLLFCLINSIIEDLNGATRHHSQSCFMSTCLDLLDSFTLVEMLLRNEIPSVYLKYTVISVYFVALAVPVIWLYELTASELRCRWLWARFSTGLVVNAPLLVVRCFQVYVYKMPVSVFMFKNIFFLVCKFLELVEQCVTVRGVRRLAGGSNPAQFSHCVSENDMCPHGYVNTLAVTQS; translated from the coding sequence ATGATCTCAGAAACTGGGAATGACAATCTGAAGGCCGACTTTCTCCAATCCGAAGCGAGCTTTTCTCCAGACTCCCCCGTCTCCTCTTCTCCAGAAGCCGGGCAGCTGCTGAGCAGGAGGCGGGACACTCAGACCACCAGCGGCAGCATCAACCCGGAGGAGAGCGGCAGCATCCAGCCTCTGGTCTCCTCAGCAGCGGCCGTCGCCTGCATCATGACATCGGGGGAGTTCATGCAGACCACTCCCCTGCTGGCGCACAAATCCAAGAGGAGCCTGCTGTACAAGGCgctctgtttcctcctcctcatcttccagGGCGGCATCCTGGACTTCTACCTCATCATCTTCACCGACCTGTACTGGTGCTCATGGATAGCCACGGACCTGGTGGTGATCTCGGGCTGGGGGATTTTCTTCATGAAGAACGCGCGGAGCAAGAGGGAGCGGGCCTGCGGCTTCCACCAGAAGAGCTCCATCTTCGGCTGCAACCTCGGAGAGTTCACCTACGCCTACCTGGCCTGGCTCATCTATGTCATCGCCTGCACGCCGAAGGTGGTGCTCATCCTGGAGACCTCTATCCTGGACCTGATCGCGCTCAAGGTCCCGTGCGGAGTGACCGGCTTCAAAATCATCATGTTGCTGTCCGTCCCGCTGCTCTTCTGCCTCATCAACTCCATCATCGAGGACTTAAACGGGGCGACGCGGCACCACTCCCAGAGCTGCTTCATGAGCACCTGCCTGGACCTGCTGGACAGCTTCACACTGGTGGAGATGCTGCTGAGGAACGAGATCCCCTCCGTCTACCTGAAGTACACCGTCATCTCGGTGTATTTCGTGGCCCTGGCCGTCCCGGTGATCTGGCTCTACGAGCTGACCGCGTCGGAGCTGCGCTGCCGGTGGCTCTGGGCCCGGTTCTCCACGGGCCTGGTGGTCAACGCACCTCTGCTGGTGGTCAGGTGTTTCCAGGTGTACGTCTACAAGATGccggtgtctgtgtttatgttcaaaaACATCTTCTTCTTGGTGTGTAAGTTCCTGGAGCTGGTGGAGCAATGCGTGACGGTACGCGGGGTCCGGAGGCTGGCCGGCGGCAGTAACCCGGCCCAGTTCTCCCACTGCGTCTCCGAGAACGACATGTGTCCGCACGGATACGTCAATACTCTGGCTGTCACCCAGTCATAG